In Burkholderia sp. WP9, a genomic segment contains:
- a CDS encoding catalase family peroxidase — translation MADRPTSSASTFRSLVLIAIVVAALVAAFAFTAGWLSPGRLTPAKIVNGLAPPGGAALGFRRNHAKGICFTGTFDSNGAAAALSKAPMLASGSYPVTGRFNLATADPKAPDATVRVRGLSLRIVAPDGSEWRTAMIDAPVFPVATPQAFYGLLQASADKSDPDAMKNFAAAHPEFGAFVAWAGSAPWTGSYAQERYNSLNSFIFTNAADQDQAVRWSFVPAAQPETVPADQLKARAADFLAADITQRVHSAPQRWTMVVTVANPGDPTADPSKAWPEDRHKVEAGTLVVNAIEPEADGPCRDLNFDPTVLPSGMHVSDDPFPAARSAAYSVSFNRRTAEEKDYPRHPAEGATQ, via the coding sequence ATGGCCGACAGACCAACTTCCAGTGCGTCCACATTCCGTTCGCTGGTCCTGATTGCAATCGTCGTGGCCGCACTGGTCGCGGCCTTCGCCTTCACGGCCGGCTGGCTCTCGCCGGGACGCCTGACGCCCGCAAAGATCGTCAACGGATTAGCGCCGCCGGGCGGCGCGGCTCTCGGCTTCCGGCGCAATCACGCCAAGGGCATCTGCTTCACCGGCACCTTCGACTCGAATGGCGCGGCTGCGGCCTTGTCCAAGGCCCCGATGCTCGCGTCCGGCTCCTATCCGGTCACGGGACGTTTCAACCTCGCTACGGCCGATCCCAAGGCCCCGGACGCCACCGTTCGGGTGCGCGGCCTGAGTCTGCGCATCGTCGCACCGGATGGCAGCGAATGGCGTACGGCAATGATCGACGCTCCCGTCTTCCCGGTCGCCACGCCGCAGGCCTTTTACGGCCTGCTTCAAGCCTCGGCCGACAAGAGCGACCCGGACGCCATGAAGAATTTTGCCGCCGCGCATCCGGAGTTCGGTGCTTTTGTCGCGTGGGCCGGCAGCGCGCCTTGGACGGGCTCTTATGCGCAGGAGCGGTATAACAGTCTCAATAGCTTTATCTTCACCAACGCCGCAGACCAGGACCAGGCCGTGCGCTGGTCGTTCGTGCCCGCCGCGCAACCCGAGACCGTGCCCGCCGACCAGTTGAAGGCGCGCGCCGCCGACTTCCTCGCCGCGGATATTACGCAGCGGGTACACAGCGCGCCGCAACGCTGGACGATGGTCGTCACGGTCGCCAACCCCGGTGACCCGACCGCGGACCCCAGCAAGGCCTGGCCTGAAGATCGCCATAAAGTCGAGGCCGGCACGCTGGTGGTCAACGCCATCGAACCCGAGGCTGACGGGCCATGTCGCGATCTCAACTTCGATCCCACCGTGCTGCCGTCAGGCATGCATGTGTCGGACGACCCGTTTCCCGCCGCGCGCTCGGCCGCCTATTCCGTATCGTTCAACCGGCGGACCGCCGAGGAGAAGGACTATCCGCGCCATCCGGCGGAAGGAGCCACGCAATGA
- a CDS encoding cytochrome b/b6 domain-containing protein, translating to MTPIHDRFTPLQRALHWLMAICILAMLFIGVGMVSTIRPDYLSLVSIHKPLGIVILVLALIRLVVRFVRGAPPLPASMPEPMKLAARLSHLAFYLLMIGLPLIGWGMLSAADYPVVVFGIHLPSFLPHSDALHTLLWNAHRTLALCFFALIVLHLAAALLHALVRRDGVFQAMAPWR from the coding sequence ATGACCCCGATCCACGATCGCTTTACACCACTGCAGCGCGCTCTTCACTGGCTCATGGCAATTTGCATTCTGGCGATGCTATTTATCGGTGTCGGGATGGTGTCCACCATTCGCCCGGATTATCTTTCGCTGGTGTCCATCCACAAGCCGCTGGGTATCGTGATTCTTGTGCTGGCGCTGATTCGCCTGGTGGTGAGATTCGTGCGTGGCGCGCCGCCGCTGCCGGCGTCGATGCCGGAACCGATGAAACTCGCCGCCCGCCTGTCGCATCTCGCGTTCTACCTGCTGATGATCGGGCTTCCGCTGATCGGATGGGGCATGCTGTCGGCCGCGGACTATCCCGTCGTGGTGTTCGGGATACATCTGCCCTCCTTCCTGCCGCATAGCGATGCGTTGCACACGCTGCTGTGGAACGCGCACAGAACGCTCGCGCTGTGTTTCTTTGCGCTGATCGTGCTTCATCTGGCAGCGGCGCTTCTGCACGCGCTGGTCAGGCGTGACGGTGTTTTCCAGGCGATGGCGCCCTGGCGTTGA
- a CDS encoding DHA2 family efflux MFS transporter permease subunit, translating into MNQSNPASLAPLTGGKLALATLAVALATFMNVLDSSIANVAIPTIAGNLGVSVDEGTWVITLFAAANAISIPLTGWLTRRVGQIKLFVGAILLFVLSSWLCGIAPNLPVLLAARIVQGAVAGPLIPLSQAILLGSYPKEKSSTALALWAMTATVGPIAGPALGGWITDSYSWSWIFYINIPVGLFAAGVTWAIYRDRETPTMRLPIDKVGLLSLIAWVGSLQVMLDKGKDLDWFNSPVIIALTVFSLVSFVFFLIWELTEKNPIVDLRLFAGRNFLGGTVAISVAYAVFFSNLVLLPQWMQEYLSYRSVDAGLVTAPLGIFAVLLAPVMARIMPKSDARVLATLAFLGFAAVFFMRSRYTTGVDTFTLVIPTLLQGIPTALFFVPLTSIILSGLPADKIPAAAGLSNFARVFAGAVGTSLFSTGWNDRTILHHARLAEQSSVNNPTFVGGLDSLHGMLGGSTQQALAAFENSLNGQAAMLGLNDIFWLSAVIFIAIIPLIWLTKPGKGGGGSAAAAGAH; encoded by the coding sequence ATGAATCAATCCAATCCCGCTTCACTTGCGCCGCTGACGGGCGGCAAGCTGGCGCTGGCGACGCTCGCGGTGGCGTTGGCCACTTTCATGAACGTGCTGGACTCGTCGATCGCCAACGTCGCGATTCCGACCATCGCGGGCAACCTCGGGGTGTCGGTGGACGAAGGTACATGGGTGATCACGCTGTTCGCCGCCGCCAATGCCATTTCAATTCCGCTGACCGGCTGGCTCACGCGGCGCGTCGGGCAGATCAAGCTGTTTGTCGGGGCGATCCTGTTGTTCGTGCTGTCGTCCTGGTTGTGCGGTATTGCGCCGAATCTGCCGGTGCTGCTCGCCGCGCGGATCGTCCAGGGCGCGGTGGCGGGCCCGCTGATTCCACTGTCGCAGGCGATCCTGCTCGGTTCGTATCCGAAGGAAAAGAGTTCGACCGCGCTCGCGTTATGGGCGATGACCGCCACCGTCGGCCCGATTGCCGGCCCGGCGCTGGGCGGCTGGATCACGGACAGCTACTCCTGGTCGTGGATCTTCTACATCAATATCCCGGTGGGGCTGTTCGCCGCCGGCGTGACGTGGGCGATCTACCGCGATCGTGAAACGCCGACCATGCGTCTGCCGATCGATAAGGTCGGACTGCTCTCGCTAATCGCCTGGGTCGGCTCGTTGCAGGTGATGCTCGACAAAGGCAAGGATCTCGACTGGTTCAACTCGCCGGTCATCATTGCGTTGACCGTGTTCTCGCTGGTCAGTTTCGTGTTCTTCCTGATCTGGGAGTTGACCGAGAAGAATCCGATCGTCGATTTGAGGCTCTTCGCCGGGCGCAACTTCCTGGGCGGCACGGTGGCGATCTCGGTCGCGTATGCGGTGTTTTTCTCGAACCTGGTTCTGTTGCCGCAATGGATGCAGGAGTATCTGAGCTACCGCTCGGTGGATGCCGGGCTCGTCACCGCGCCGCTCGGTATCTTCGCCGTGCTGCTCGCACCGGTGATGGCCAGAATCATGCCGAAGTCCGACGCCCGCGTGCTCGCCACGCTCGCGTTTCTCGGTTTCGCGGCCGTGTTCTTCATGCGCTCGCGCTATACGACCGGTGTCGATACGTTCACGCTCGTAATTCCTACCTTGCTGCAAGGCATTCCCACCGCGCTCTTCTTCGTGCCGCTGACTTCGATCATTCTGTCCGGCCTGCCCGCGGACAAAATTCCCGCGGCTGCCGGTTTGTCGAATTTCGCCCGGGTTTTTGCGGGCGCCGTGGGCACGTCATTGTTCAGCACGGGTTGGAACGATCGCACGATCCTTCACCATGCACGCCTTGCCGAGCAGAGCAGCGTCAACAATCCGACCTTCGTGGGAGGGCTCGACTCGCTGCACGGCATGCTTGGCGGCAGCACGCAACAAGCGCTGGCGGCGTTTGAGAACTCGCTCAACGGCCAGGCGGCGATGCTCGGTCTCAATGACATCTTCTGGCTCTCGGCAGTAATCTTCATCGCGATCATTCCACTGATCTGGTTGACGAAACCCGGCAAGGGTGGTGGCGGGAGTGCCGCGGCCGCTGGTGCGCACTGA
- a CDS encoding HlyD family efflux transporter periplasmic adaptor subunit: MSDTTAAERTTAQAEPVEVEKPRKRKLMLALLAAAVVVSGAGYGAYYFTVARFYQSTDDAYVSGNLVQLTPQVSGTVVAVNADDTQVVKQGDPVVTLDAADAKIALSNAEATLGQTVRQVSGLYVNNDFYAANIAQREADLLRANDDLKRRQAIAGTGAVSGEDIAHARDAVSSAQAALDAARQQAEANHALTDRTTIEQHPNVQAAASKVRDAYLNYARNTLPAPVTGYVARRSVQVGQRVAPGTPLMAIVPLNGVWVDANFKEGQLTHMRIGQPVTLTADVYGSSVEYHGRIEGFSAGTGAAFAVLPAQNATGNWIKVVQRLPVRVLLDQRELDAHPLRIGLSMQVDVDTHDESGTQLAAATNTTYRTDVFAQYGAAADAEIAQIIAQNMPASRVAASAAPQKTVAHRDASRHAG, translated from the coding sequence ATGAGCGATACGACCGCCGCCGAGCGCACTACGGCGCAAGCAGAACCCGTCGAGGTTGAAAAGCCCCGCAAGCGCAAGCTGATGCTGGCGCTCCTTGCGGCCGCCGTTGTCGTGTCAGGCGCTGGCTATGGCGCTTACTATTTCACGGTGGCGCGCTTCTACCAGTCCACCGACGACGCGTACGTGAGCGGCAATCTCGTGCAATTGACGCCGCAGGTTAGCGGCACGGTGGTCGCAGTCAACGCCGACGATACGCAGGTCGTCAAGCAGGGCGACCCGGTGGTGACGCTGGACGCCGCCGACGCAAAGATCGCGCTGTCGAACGCGGAGGCGACGCTCGGTCAGACAGTTCGGCAGGTGAGCGGGCTGTACGTGAACAACGATTTCTACGCGGCAAATATCGCGCAGCGCGAGGCCGATCTGCTTCGCGCCAACGACGACCTGAAACGCCGTCAGGCGATTGCGGGAACCGGCGCAGTGTCGGGCGAAGACATCGCCCATGCCCGCGACGCCGTCAGCTCTGCTCAAGCCGCGCTCGACGCCGCCCGCCAACAGGCCGAAGCGAATCACGCGCTGACGGACCGCACCACGATCGAACAGCATCCAAACGTGCAGGCTGCGGCATCGAAGGTACGGGACGCCTACCTGAACTATGCGCGCAATACCTTGCCCGCGCCGGTCACCGGTTATGTCGCGCGGCGTTCGGTACAAGTGGGCCAGCGCGTTGCGCCCGGCACGCCGCTGATGGCCATCGTGCCGCTCAACGGAGTCTGGGTGGACGCGAACTTCAAGGAAGGCCAGCTCACGCACATGCGGATCGGCCAGCCGGTCACGCTCACGGCGGATGTCTACGGCTCCAGCGTCGAATACCACGGCAGGATAGAGGGCTTTTCGGCCGGCACGGGCGCCGCCTTCGCGGTGCTGCCGGCGCAGAACGCCACCGGCAACTGGATCAAGGTGGTGCAGCGCCTGCCGGTGCGCGTGCTGCTCGATCAGCGTGAACTCGATGCGCATCCGTTGCGGATCGGTCTGTCGATGCAGGTCGATGTGGATACCCATGACGAGTCGGGCACCCAACTCGCCGCGGCCACGAACACGACGTATCGCACGGATGTGTTCGCCCAGTATGGTGCGGCTGCCGATGCGGAGATCGCCCAGATCATCGCGCAGAACATGCCGGCCTCGCGCGTCGCCGCATCAGCCGCGCCGCAAAAGACCGTCGCGCACCGCGACGCGTCACGCCATGCCGGCTGA
- a CDS encoding efflux transporter outer membrane subunit, whose amino-acid sequence MKSQLNGMALGRRVAKASVSVMFAAVLSACANYAGITSDKQMTPPQTLATQQSIPSDDGHWPAADWADQFGDAQLKALLAEALEGSPSLAQARARVAAAAAYTETAKASTLPNVGASYSFTRQQYSGNALVPPPYAGSWQSENKGLLSASYDLDLWGKNREALKAAMSQLQASEADAEVVKLTLTSAIARNYNQLARLYALHDIAQQEVGQREQIDRITAGRIASGLDTEVERKTAQANLASSRAALASLDGSIVTTRYQLAALLGAGPDRGLSIARPALGIGDEVRLPDNVPADLVSRRPDLVAARWRVDAFTHDVKEAKAEFYPDINLSAAIGLDAFGFGRFLTAASRTVSAGPAIHLPIFDGGELRAQLKGRYADFDNAVAGYNQTLVTALSEVATQFAEIRSTDVQLGDAQAAQEAARSADQLALTQYKAGLTNQLTVLNADTNALAADQAVANLKMNRRDQQIALAAALGGGYVDTAAASPGNPNASSSANTNTNANATATQISPVVAAR is encoded by the coding sequence ATGAAATCGCAATTAAATGGAATGGCGCTCGGCAGGCGAGTGGCGAAGGCTAGCGTTTCCGTGATGTTCGCCGCCGTGTTGTCGGCGTGCGCGAACTACGCCGGCATTACGAGCGACAAGCAAATGACGCCGCCGCAAACGCTCGCTACCCAGCAGAGCATTCCGTCGGACGACGGACATTGGCCGGCCGCCGATTGGGCCGACCAGTTTGGCGACGCGCAGTTGAAAGCCCTGTTGGCAGAAGCCCTGGAAGGCAGTCCGTCGCTCGCTCAGGCGCGCGCCCGTGTGGCGGCCGCCGCCGCTTATACGGAGACGGCGAAGGCGAGCACGCTGCCGAATGTCGGCGCCAGCTACTCGTTCACGCGCCAGCAGTATTCGGGTAACGCTCTGGTCCCGCCGCCGTATGCCGGCTCGTGGCAATCGGAAAACAAGGGGCTGCTGTCGGCCTCCTACGACCTCGATCTGTGGGGCAAGAATCGCGAGGCGCTCAAGGCTGCCATGTCGCAGTTGCAGGCGAGCGAGGCGGATGCCGAGGTCGTCAAGCTGACGCTCACCTCGGCTATCGCCCGCAACTACAACCAGCTCGCCCGCCTGTACGCATTGCATGACATTGCGCAACAGGAAGTCGGGCAGCGCGAACAGATCGACCGCATCACGGCCGGCCGTATCGCCAGCGGGCTGGATACCGAAGTGGAGCGCAAGACCGCGCAGGCCAATCTGGCCAGCAGCCGGGCCGCGCTGGCTTCGCTCGACGGCAGCATTGTCACGACGCGCTATCAGCTGGCCGCGCTCCTCGGCGCGGGACCGGACCGTGGCCTGTCGATCGCCCGGCCTGCACTCGGTATCGGCGACGAGGTGCGGTTGCCCGATAACGTGCCGGCCGACCTGGTGAGCCGCCGCCCGGATCTTGTCGCGGCCCGCTGGCGTGTCGATGCGTTCACGCACGACGTGAAGGAAGCGAAGGCCGAGTTCTACCCCGACATCAACCTGAGCGCCGCGATTGGGCTCGATGCCTTCGGTTTCGGCCGCTTTCTGACCGCTGCGAGCCGCACCGTCAGCGCGGGCCCGGCGATCCATCTGCCGATCTTCGACGGTGGCGAACTGCGGGCGCAACTGAAAGGGCGATACGCGGACTTCGACAATGCGGTGGCCGGTTACAACCAGACGCTCGTTACGGCGCTGTCGGAAGTTGCCACGCAGTTCGCCGAGATCCGTTCGACCGACGTCCAGCTCGGCGATGCGCAGGCCGCCCAGGAAGCGGCGCGCAGTGCCGACCAGTTGGCGCTCACGCAATACAAGGCCGGCCTCACGAACCAGCTCACGGTGCTGAACGCCGATACCAACGCGCTCGCCGCCGACCAGGCGGTCGCCAACCTGAAGATGAACCGCCGCGATCAGCAGATCGCGTTGGCTGCGGCACTCGGAGGCGGGTATGTCGACACCGCTGCCGCCAGCCCAGGAAACCCGAACGCAAGCTCGAGCGCCAACACAAACACAAACGCAAACGCAACCGCAACACAGATCAGCCCAGTCGTCGCCGCGCGCTAA
- a CDS encoding MarR family transcriptional regulator: protein MNHYTKDNFRAEQSIGLALTKARNVLVAEMDNALKDLDITSPQMGILLSLNGGVASTPFELSKLLGVDTGLMTRLLDKLEDKGLLERSRSLEDRRVVNLTLTKKGKQVAAQLPEIAPGVLNGRLKHFTKQEFIELGRLLNKFLED, encoded by the coding sequence ATGAACCACTACACGAAGGACAACTTCCGGGCGGAGCAGAGCATTGGCCTTGCGCTCACCAAAGCCCGCAACGTTCTGGTGGCGGAAATGGACAATGCCTTGAAGGACCTGGATATCACCTCCCCGCAAATGGGCATCCTGTTGTCGCTCAATGGCGGGGTCGCTTCCACGCCGTTTGAGTTGTCGAAGTTGCTGGGCGTCGATACCGGCTTGATGACGCGTTTGCTCGACAAGCTGGAAGACAAGGGCTTGCTCGAACGCTCGCGCAGCCTGGAAGATCGCCGGGTAGTCAACCTGACGCTGACGAAGAAAGGCAAGCAGGTCGCCGCACAACTGCCGGAAATCGCACCTGGCGTCCTGAATGGTCGTCTGAAGCACTTTACGAAGCAAGAGTTCATCGAGCTGGGCCGCCTGCTTAACAAATTCCTTGAGGACTGA
- a CDS encoding helix-turn-helix domain-containing protein has protein sequence MVNENLIHKALANPFRREILRWLKAPREYFAQGYIDLDCGVPANAILARSGLSQSTVSAHVAALVAAKLLVSTRVGQWMFLSRNEDVIRAFAEQMRLHL, from the coding sequence ATGGTTAACGAGAATTTGATTCATAAGGCACTTGCAAACCCGTTCCGGCGCGAGATTTTGCGGTGGCTAAAGGCCCCCCGCGAATACTTCGCGCAAGGCTACATCGATCTCGATTGCGGGGTGCCGGCGAACGCAATCCTCGCGCGCAGTGGGCTATCTCAATCGACCGTCTCGGCGCACGTTGCGGCATTGGTCGCGGCGAAACTGCTGGTGTCGACCCGGGTTGGTCAGTGGATGTTTCTGTCGCGAAACGAAGACGTCATTCGCGCCTTTGCGGAACAGATGAGGTTGCATCTATAG
- the ilvB gene encoding biosynthetic-type acetolactate synthase large subunit, translated as MSRNPIITSHADLTSANATETLSGADIILRVLAEQGVDTLFGYSGGAILPTYDAVFRYNEMNAAHVERQIKFVVPANEQAAGFMAAGYARASGKVGVFMVTSGPGATNAVTPIADCNGDSVPVVLICGQVPRAAIGSDAFQEAPVFNIMSACAKQVFLVTDPLKLEPTLRTAFEVARTGRPGPVVVDVPKDIQNWTGPYHGRGTLHFRGYSDRLRMVAKGARLEKTKAADFFDLLRQSERPLLYVGGGVITGRATAVLTEFAERHGIPVVTTLMGLGAISAKHPLCLGMLGMHGAACANYAVEDCDFLIAVGARFDDRVAGGRPDSFAPGARHVAHIDIDEAEINKVKRAHWTHVGDAKDALLSLLEHSPAKQSSSGWLDHVMALKQTFGMNYDRKNLAIQPQWVIEKLSEITGGRAIISTGVGQHQMWAAQFFEFVEPRSFLTSGSMGTMGFGLPAAIGAQLARPDALVIDIDGDGSIRMNVGELETASTYGIPVKVLLLNNRGDGMIRQWQRLFYDGRMFVSDKALYRKDFVMAAQADGFEFARRVEALSELEHALRAFVRFKGPAFLEVMIDENADVFPIVGPGQSYATMNTGPFIPSRTGEGTPIQSVGRKSAADMF; from the coding sequence ATGAGCCGAAACCCAATCATTACTTCACACGCCGATCTGACGTCGGCGAATGCGACCGAAACGCTGTCGGGCGCGGACATCATTCTGCGCGTGCTCGCCGAGCAGGGCGTCGACACACTCTTTGGATATAGCGGCGGGGCGATCTTGCCGACCTACGACGCGGTGTTTCGCTACAATGAAATGAACGCGGCCCATGTGGAGCGTCAGATCAAGTTTGTCGTACCTGCCAATGAACAGGCCGCGGGCTTTATGGCGGCAGGTTATGCGCGAGCCAGCGGAAAAGTCGGCGTGTTCATGGTGACGTCGGGGCCGGGTGCGACAAACGCAGTGACGCCGATCGCCGACTGTAACGGCGATTCGGTGCCTGTCGTGCTCATCTGCGGGCAGGTGCCACGTGCCGCGATCGGGAGCGACGCGTTTCAGGAGGCGCCCGTCTTCAACATCATGTCGGCGTGCGCGAAGCAGGTGTTTCTCGTCACCGATCCGTTGAAGCTCGAGCCAACACTGCGAACCGCATTCGAAGTTGCCCGCACCGGCCGGCCGGGTCCGGTCGTGGTGGACGTGCCTAAAGACATCCAGAACTGGACGGGGCCCTATCATGGGCGAGGCACACTGCATTTTCGCGGCTACTCCGATCGGCTGCGCATGGTGGCTAAAGGCGCACGGTTGGAAAAGACCAAAGCTGCCGACTTTTTTGATCTTCTGCGGCAGAGTGAGCGGCCGCTGCTTTATGTCGGCGGCGGCGTGATCACGGGGCGTGCGACTGCGGTGCTAACGGAGTTCGCCGAGCGCCACGGCATTCCAGTCGTGACGACACTCATGGGTCTTGGCGCCATATCTGCAAAACACCCGCTGTGTCTCGGCATGCTCGGCATGCATGGGGCCGCCTGCGCGAACTACGCCGTTGAAGACTGCGATTTTCTCATTGCTGTGGGCGCCCGATTCGATGATCGCGTCGCCGGTGGACGGCCTGACTCATTCGCTCCCGGTGCGCGCCATGTCGCGCATATCGATATCGACGAGGCGGAGATCAACAAGGTCAAGCGTGCGCACTGGACTCACGTGGGCGATGCTAAAGATGCCTTGCTGTCTTTGCTCGAGCACAGTCCGGCGAAGCAGTCGTCTTCTGGCTGGCTCGACCATGTGATGGCGTTGAAGCAGACCTTCGGAATGAACTACGACCGCAAGAACCTTGCGATTCAACCGCAATGGGTTATCGAAAAGCTCAGCGAAATCACCGGCGGACGAGCGATCATCAGCACGGGCGTCGGCCAGCATCAGATGTGGGCCGCGCAGTTTTTCGAGTTCGTCGAGCCTCGAAGCTTCCTGACATCGGGAAGCATGGGGACGATGGGTTTTGGGCTGCCCGCGGCGATTGGTGCGCAACTGGCGCGACCGGATGCGCTCGTGATCGACATCGACGGCGATGGAAGCATCCGGATGAATGTCGGCGAACTGGAGACGGCAAGCACGTACGGCATTCCCGTCAAGGTACTGCTGCTCAACAATCGCGGTGACGGAATGATCCGGCAGTGGCAGCGTCTCTTTTACGACGGGCGAATGTTTGTCAGCGACAAGGCGCTCTATCGCAAGGACTTCGTGATGGCGGCACAGGCCGATGGATTCGAGTTTGCCCGTCGCGTCGAGGCGCTGTCCGAACTCGAGCACGCGTTGCGGGCGTTCGTTAGATTTAAGGGACCGGCCTTCCTGGAGGTGATGATCGACGAGAACGCCGATGTGTTTCCGATCGTAGGTCCGGGGCAAAGCTACGCGACGATGAATACCGGTCCCTTTATCCCGTCTCGAACCGGGGAGGGGACACCCATTCAGAGCGTAGGACGAAAAAGTGCTGCGGACATGTTCTAA
- a CDS encoding AraC family transcriptional regulator, with protein sequence MHVAMMLYAGFRLLEVTGPMDIFHEANRLCGATLYEQHLVGPSPGPVMCSSGVAVRTTESLLDAHAAFDIVVVPGCPVLGSSLEHRELVDWLRNAGRGVRRLASVSNGAFLIARAGLADHRLLTTHWRDAQRLAIEHPFVHVASDQGCLKDGNLYSSCGVSDGIQVALDLVREDLGEEFARSITKSLSRRRE encoded by the coding sequence ATGCATGTCGCGATGATGCTGTACGCCGGATTCCGGCTGCTCGAAGTGACGGGGCCGATGGATATCTTTCACGAAGCGAACCGTCTGTGCGGTGCAACGTTGTACGAGCAGCATCTCGTGGGACCGTCGCCGGGGCCCGTCATGTGTTCGAGCGGGGTAGCAGTCCGCACGACGGAGAGCCTGCTGGATGCACATGCTGCTTTCGACATTGTCGTGGTCCCCGGTTGTCCGGTTCTCGGGTCGAGCCTGGAACATCGTGAATTGGTGGATTGGCTCAGGAATGCCGGACGCGGAGTGCGAAGGCTCGCATCCGTGTCCAACGGGGCGTTTCTGATCGCGCGCGCCGGCCTTGCTGATCATCGTTTGTTGACCACGCATTGGCGCGACGCGCAGCGTCTGGCCATCGAGCATCCGTTCGTACACGTCGCGAGCGATCAAGGTTGTCTGAAGGACGGCAATCTGTACTCGTCATGTGGCGTAAGTGACGGTATTCAGGTGGCCTTGGACCTGGTCAGGGAAGACCTTGGCGAAGAGTTCGCCAGAAGCATTACGAAGTCATTGTCGAGGCGCCGCGAATGA
- a CDS encoding GlxA family transcriptional regulator, whose amino-acid sequence MKVAIVIFDGVQALDVAGPLDVFAEANTILPEQQRYEVSLVGLQAGGVTCSNGMQLYVPFGYMDLDTQWDLLLIAGGPQLPNAQPSSDFLAWLQSQARDATRFGSVCNGAFVLAHAGLLDGKEVTTHWADAGRLANEFPQACVQPDKIFVRDGRLFTSAGVTSGIDLCLSLVAEDWGHELAVRVAKRLVVYIQREGGQSQYSPYIGTGRDEDPIIGKVHRYVTEHIADALSIEQLASAVAVSRRTFSRLFAKHAKVTPSVFVEQVRVDTARKLLEDSDAPLKTVAFKCGFRSATHMRTTFSRRLAVTPKQYRQRFRGETATQRWGTNGADKQVPFQGLSHS is encoded by the coding sequence ATGAAAGTCGCCATTGTCATATTCGATGGTGTTCAGGCGCTCGACGTTGCGGGCCCTCTCGACGTGTTCGCGGAAGCCAACACGATCCTCCCCGAACAACAGAGATATGAAGTCTCCCTGGTGGGTCTTCAGGCCGGCGGCGTGACCTGCTCGAACGGAATGCAGCTCTACGTACCGTTCGGCTATATGGACCTCGACACGCAATGGGATCTGCTTCTGATCGCAGGAGGTCCCCAATTGCCCAATGCTCAGCCTTCCAGTGACTTTCTGGCGTGGCTGCAGAGTCAGGCACGCGACGCGACGCGGTTTGGCTCTGTCTGCAATGGAGCATTCGTGCTTGCGCATGCGGGACTGCTGGACGGCAAGGAAGTGACGACGCATTGGGCGGACGCGGGCCGTCTCGCTAATGAATTTCCGCAGGCTTGTGTGCAGCCCGACAAGATCTTCGTTCGAGACGGACGCCTCTTTACGTCGGCAGGCGTGACGTCCGGCATCGATCTGTGCCTGTCGCTAGTCGCGGAAGACTGGGGACACGAGCTGGCGGTGCGTGTCGCGAAACGCCTCGTGGTTTATATCCAGCGGGAAGGCGGCCAGTCTCAGTACAGTCCATACATTGGCACCGGCCGGGACGAAGATCCGATTATCGGCAAAGTGCACCGGTATGTGACCGAGCATATAGCCGATGCGCTATCCATCGAACAACTCGCGAGCGCGGTTGCCGTGAGCCGGCGGACCTTCTCCAGATTATTTGCGAAGCATGCAAAGGTGACGCCGTCCGTATTTGTCGAGCAGGTTCGCGTCGACACGGCGAGGAAGTTGCTCGAAGACTCGGATGCCCCGCTGAAGACCGTCGCATTCAAATGCGGCTTCCGTAGCGCCACGCATATGCGCACCACCTTCTCCCGGCGGCTCGCGGTGACACCGAAACAATATCGGCAGCGATTTCGCGGCGAGACAGCCACGCAGCGATGGGGAACCAACGGTGCCGACAAGCAGGTCCCTTTTCAAGGACTGTCTCATTCGTGA